A region from the Aliarcobacter thereius LMG 24486 genome encodes:
- a CDS encoding SMEK domain-containing protein, producing MVETREEIFNKISKSLAITKYDIEHRQSINDYGLNIHSENFFRDILNFIYGYELINSNKEKQNTPFIDLVDKKRKLFFQITTTRTKDKIENTLQVFNDGNYKDYEIKILYLLEKSKPNQETIKELNSKYNIDLLYCLYDSSDLIREINDLETTKLKDLYNKYFNSLENKYSELAVLDLVIKHLIQKKIRIAYGNDDFGTIESNEKLKLNQINQRISSQINSGLDYRVLIDKLEEDNTITDLKALIVEDKYKSILERKLLTKVKKEEILNKNISELHILSKLHNLDFNEIINELYENIKSEVEIDDFNSLNVIWIIISFFFEICDIGIKE from the coding sequence ATGGTTGAAACTAGAGAAGAGATATTTAATAAAATTAGTAAAAGTTTAGCTATTACAAAATATGATATTGAACATAGACAATCAATAAATGATTATGGTTTAAATATACACTCAGAAAACTTTTTTAGAGATATTTTAAATTTTATTTATGGATATGAACTTATTAATTCAAATAAAGAAAAACAAAATACTCCTTTTATTGATTTAGTTGATAAAAAAAGAAAACTGTTTTTTCAAATTACAACTACAAGAACAAAAGATAAAATTGAAAATACACTACAAGTTTTTAATGATGGAAATTATAAAGATTATGAAATTAAAATTTTATATTTATTAGAAAAATCAAAACCAAATCAAGAAACAATAAAAGAGCTTAATTCTAAATATAATATTGATTTATTATATTGCTTATATGATTCAAGTGATTTAATAAGAGAGATAAATGATTTAGAAACTACAAAATTAAAAGATTTGTATAATAAATATTTTAATAGTTTAGAAAATAAATATTCAGAACTTGCTGTATTGGATTTGGTTATTAAACATTTAATTCAAAAAAAGATTAGAATAGCTTATGGAAATGATGATTTTGGAACTATTGAAAGTAATGAAAAATTAAAATTAAATCAAATAAACCAAAGAATTTCATCTCAAATTAACAGTGGGCTTGATTATAGAGTATTGATTGATAAACTTGAAGAAGATAATACAATTACAGATTTAAAAGCTTTGATTGTAGAAGATAAATATAAATCGATATTAGAGAGAAAATTACTAACTAAAGTAAAAAAAGAAGAAATATTAAATAAAAATATATCAGAACTACATATTTTATCAAAATTACACAATTTAGATTTTAATGAAATTATAAATGAACTATATGAAAATATAAAAAGTGAAGTTGAAATTGATGATTTTAATTCACTAAATGTAATTTGGATAATAATATCATTTTTCTTTGAAATATGTGATATTGGGATAAAAGAATGA
- a CDS encoding ABC-three component system middle component 6, translated as MIMPTKIIQPVDSLISISSVVLDILKNEAISLDDLLDRLNEKYYKKISIEKLILCIDFLYIINKVESNDETITINIR; from the coding sequence ATGATAATGCCTACAAAAATAATTCAACCAGTTGATAGTTTGATTAGTATTTCATCTGTTGTTTTAGATATTCTTAAAAATGAAGCAATATCTTTAGATGATTTATTAGATAGGTTAAATGAAAAATATTATAAAAAAATATCTATTGAAAAATTAATTTTGTGTATAGATTTTCTATATATAATAAATAAAGTGGAGAGTAACGATGAAACTATTACAATTAACATCAGATAA
- a CDS encoding coiled-coil domain-containing protein — MYKEISKELKASLFQRIKSPFFSSFLIGILIFNYRYILVLLSTKSIEDKFNFIDTYKPTLIFELPYIDLFYQTTLIYPFFFAFVWIGIIPFFERYISMPIWKWHQNKLKEKFAKLEKEEIFLGSERDKYLSSISNIRKKTKKLEEELTNIDLATQTKIEKAIKNEQEKFEQEKERLNADIEIRLKAKEDEIKKQKDEEIINVKKLLKESEELNNKTKNNLEKLQTDNQNFRQDLIQKYEKGISEKDDEVNAIRKTNEELKNKLTNYENEFKKLEEFEKREKETNRMFELQKKDILKDFTIDEIKFLEIIYKNNIQDNHLYSNFIDEIQKYYSNKRMDLEKILEDLIEKKFITSNGGYIYYAKDIKDLIYKAFKNNY, encoded by the coding sequence CATTTTTTAGTTCTTTTTTAATAGGTATTTTGATATTTAATTATAGATATATTCTTGTATTATTATCTACAAAATCAATAGAAGATAAATTTAATTTTATAGATACATATAAACCAACTTTAATTTTTGAACTTCCATATATAGACTTGTTTTATCAAACTACTTTAATTTATCCATTTTTCTTTGCTTTTGTTTGGATAGGAATTATACCTTTCTTTGAAAGATATATTTCAATGCCGATATGGAAATGGCATCAAAATAAATTAAAGGAAAAATTTGCAAAACTAGAAAAAGAAGAGATATTTTTAGGAAGTGAAAGAGATAAATATTTGAGTTCTATATCCAACATAAGAAAAAAGACAAAAAAGTTAGAAGAAGAATTAACAAATATTGATTTAGCAACTCAAACTAAAATAGAAAAAGCAATAAAAAATGAACAAGAAAAATTTGAACAAGAAAAAGAGAGACTAAATGCTGATATTGAAATTAGATTAAAGGCAAAAGAAGATGAGATAAAAAAACAAAAAGATGAAGAAATAATTAATGTTAAGAAGTTACTGAAAGAATCTGAAGAATTAAATAATAAAACTAAAAATAATTTAGAAAAACTACAAACCGATAATCAAAACTTTAGACAAGATTTAATACAAAAGTATGAAAAAGGGATTAGTGAAAAAGATGATGAAGTAAATGCTATAAGAAAGACAAATGAAGAATTGAAAAATAAGTTAACTAATTATGAAAATGAATTCAAAAAATTGGAAGAATTTGAGAAAAGAGAAAAAGAGACTAATAGAATGTTTGAATTACAAAAAAAAGATATTTTAAAAGATTTTACAATAGATGAAATAAAATTTTTAGAAATAATTTATAAAAACAATATACAAGATAATCATTTGTATTCAAATTTTATTGATGAAATACAAAAATATTATTCTAATAAAAGAATGGATTTGGAAAAAATATTAGAAGATTTGATAGAGAAAAAATTTATAACAAGTAATGGTGGATATATTTATTATGCAAAGGATATAAAAGATTTAATATATAAGGCTTTTAAAAACAATTATTAA
- a CDS encoding DUF2326 domain-containing protein, with amino-acid sequence MKLLQLTSDNPKFKTLNFKDGLNIVVGTQLTDEQKKTINGLGKSLSLSLIHYMFGSKFKTSSEKKLEKYLSEYGIFELSLIHNNQEYTIKKDFSKSEFYINDEKIVKANYPSKLTEIFLGDNCEISFKQLFNCFSRRFSSEVSYYSNVLTQQGRPLEDYYQKMSNLFLLGINLSLVKRNFDIKDKLSKLKSAEKTLKEYEKKLDKNNINDIKDEINRLEEQLDKFIIAENYDSLKQEADILTQNINDFRNKIYIISKKIKMKELNLESSENIDVDIEKIKEIYDEANFFFEEKITKRLEEAQEFHNNLIQNRKKRLSIELNDLNIELIKLEQSMQEISTKRDSIIKDLNNSGALEERDSLKDRIKTLEEEQKDLEKYEHILNDFKKDKVQLEMNETIIKKESLSYLEKNHNRFEEIEQKFRSLVKRFYDNTGGSLKIVETPTARYLFDIISDIPKQGSQGVGEVKIFCYDVLLYLLNPKLLEFLSHDGCVFSEMDKRQKTMIFKLITELVQNSSLQYFINVGDSTLNEVLDKNKQINILSEEEKKVIEDSIILELNDIEPKNWLFGESFN; translated from the coding sequence ATGAAACTATTACAATTAACATCAGATAATCCAAAATTTAAAACATTAAATTTCAAAGATGGTTTAAATATAGTTGTTGGTACACAATTAACAGATGAACAAAAGAAAACAATAAATGGATTGGGTAAAAGTTTATCATTATCTTTAATTCATTATATGTTTGGTTCAAAATTTAAGACATCTTCAGAGAAAAAACTAGAAAAATATTTGTCAGAATATGGAATTTTTGAACTCTCTTTAATTCATAACAATCAAGAATATACAATAAAAAAAGATTTTTCAAAATCGGAGTTTTATATAAATGATGAAAAAATAGTGAAAGCAAACTATCCAAGCAAATTGACAGAGATATTTCTAGGAGATAATTGCGAAATATCTTTTAAACAACTATTCAATTGTTTTTCAAGAAGATTTAGTAGTGAAGTGAGTTATTATAGTAATGTTTTAACTCAACAAGGAAGACCTTTAGAAGATTATTATCAAAAAATGTCTAACTTATTTTTATTAGGAATTAATCTGTCATTAGTTAAAAGAAATTTTGATATAAAAGATAAGTTATCTAAATTGAAAAGTGCAGAAAAAACATTAAAAGAGTATGAAAAAAAACTTGATAAAAATAATATTAATGATATTAAAGATGAAATTAATAGATTAGAAGAGCAGTTAGATAAATTTATTATTGCTGAAAATTATGATAGTTTAAAACAAGAGGCAGATATATTAACTCAAAATATTAATGATTTTAGAAATAAAATTTATATCATTTCTAAAAAAATAAAAATGAAAGAGTTAAATTTAGAAAGCTCTGAAAATATTGATGTTGATATTGAAAAGATTAAAGAAATTTATGATGAAGCAAATTTCTTTTTTGAAGAAAAAATTACTAAGCGATTAGAAGAAGCTCAAGAGTTTCATAATAATTTGATACAAAATAGGAAAAAAAGATTATCCATAGAGTTAAATGATTTGAATATTGAATTAATAAAGTTAGAACAAAGTATGCAAGAAATATCAACTAAAAGAGATAGCATAATAAAAGATTTGAATAACAGTGGAGCTTTAGAAGAGAGGGATAGCCTAAAAGATAGGATAAAAACACTTGAAGAAGAACAAAAAGATTTAGAGAAATATGAACATATTTTAAATGATTTTAAAAAAGATAAAGTTCAATTAGAAATGAATGAAACTATAATAAAAAAAGAGAGTTTATCTTATTTAGAAAAAAATCATAACAGATTTGAAGAAATAGAACAGAAATTTAGAAGTTTGGTTAAAAGATTTTATGATAATACAGGTGGTTCACTAAAAATAGTAGAAACACCAACAGCCAGATATTTATTTGATATTATTAGTGATATACCAAAACAAGGTTCACAAGGAGTTGGAGAAGTTAAAATCTTTTGTTATGATGTATTGCTTTATCTGTTAAATCCTAAATTATTAGAGTTTTTATCTCACGATGGTTGTGTTTTTTCAGAGATGGATAAAAGACAAAAAACTATGATTTTTAAGCTTATAACTGAACTTGTACAAAATAGCTCTTTACAATATTTTATAAATGTTGGAGATAGCACATTAAATGAAGTATTAGATAAAAATAAGCAAATAAATATTTTATCAGAAGAAGAAAAAAAAGTTATAGAAGATAGTATTATCTTAGAATTAAATGATATTGAACCAAAAAATTGGTTATTTGGAGAAAGTTTTAATTAA